One segment of Rhodanobacter thiooxydans DNA contains the following:
- a CDS encoding DnrO protein, producing the protein MKSVNTVLALACGLGLAVAAQASPQHSHKSHAAPAATSAAAAPAQRWIPDAPLSDGMRRAHAAVDALRHYEMGHMSAPMAVDRATEVEYAVTYMFANCKLAAEPDAALHGILVPLMSAAQMLKADPKKVSAVADMRAAIAHYPQYFNDPGWDQPAPATHEMHDEP; encoded by the coding sequence ATGAAATCCGTGAATACCGTTCTTGCGCTGGCATGTGGCCTTGGCCTGGCGGTGGCGGCGCAGGCATCGCCGCAGCACTCGCACAAAAGCCATGCTGCACCTGCCGCCACATCCGCCGCAGCGGCACCGGCACAGCGCTGGATACCCGACGCGCCGTTGAGCGATGGCATGCGCCGCGCGCATGCCGCGGTGGATGCGTTGCGCCACTATGAGATGGGCCACATGAGTGCGCCGATGGCGGTCGATCGCGCCACCGAGGTGGAATACGCCGTGACCTACATGTTCGCCAACTGCAAGCTGGCAGCCGAGCCCGATGCTGCCCTGCACGGTATCCTGGTGCCGCTGATGAGCGCGGCGCAGATGCTGAAGGCCGACCCGAAGAAGGTTTCGGCGGTGGCCGACATGCGCGCGGCGATCGCGCACTATCCGCAGTACTTCAACGACCCCGGCTGGGACCAGCCGGCCCCGGCCACGCACGAGATGCACGACGAACCCTGA
- a CDS encoding prephenate dehydrogenase/arogenate dehydrogenase family protein: MSAAKPREPAPPATTFAVLGYGRFGQAFADLLVQAGHRVRVWDPHADVPAALAAASMPAAVDGAAWIVLAMPVPHMRAALLALRPLLHAGQTVIDVGSVKMHPCATMDELLGAAIPHVGTHPLFGPLSLARDERPRRVVICPAAGHPQAAAHVGALFRALDCEVIEQDPEAHDRAMAMTHALAFFVAKGLLDIGVDDGLALAPPSFQGMQHMLAAVRGDAGHLFAAIQRENPFAAEARAQLLAELERVHRQLLADSDGDSLAIPAPPA; this comes from the coding sequence ATGAGCGCCGCCAAGCCGCGCGAACCCGCGCCACCCGCCACGACGTTCGCCGTACTCGGCTACGGCCGCTTCGGCCAGGCCTTCGCCGACTTGCTGGTGCAGGCAGGCCATCGCGTGCGCGTGTGGGATCCGCACGCGGATGTCCCCGCTGCGCTGGCCGCCGCGTCGATGCCGGCCGCGGTCGACGGCGCAGCGTGGATCGTGTTGGCGATGCCGGTGCCGCACATGCGCGCGGCCCTGCTCGCACTGCGCCCGCTGCTGCACGCCGGGCAGACCGTGATCGACGTGGGCAGCGTCAAGATGCATCCCTGCGCGACGATGGACGAACTGCTTGGCGCGGCCATCCCGCACGTCGGCACGCATCCGCTGTTCGGCCCGCTCAGCCTGGCCCGCGACGAACGCCCGCGGCGCGTGGTGATCTGCCCCGCCGCGGGTCACCCGCAGGCCGCCGCGCACGTCGGCGCGCTGTTCCGCGCACTCGACTGCGAAGTCATCGAGCAGGATCCGGAGGCCCACGACCGCGCTATGGCGATGACCCATGCGCTGGCGTTCTTCGTCGCCAAGGGATTGCTCGACATCGGCGTGGACGATGGCCTGGCGTTGGCGCCGCCCTCGTTCCAGGGCATGCAGCACATGCTGGCGGCGGTACGCGGCGACGCCGGCCACCTGTTCGCCGCGATTCAGCGCGAGAACCCGTTCGCCGCCGAGGCGCGCGCACAGCTGCTGGCCGAACTTGAGCGAGTGCACCGGCAGCTGCTGGCCGACTCGGATGGCGACAGCCTGGCGATCCCCGCTCCACCCGCATGA